The nucleotide sequence tctTATGTGTTTggttagttctcctgattatattcatatcctCAAACTTTTATTTGActaaatatattgagagcaatgattttttgaacatgaattaaaattttcaaatatattcatgttcaaaaagTTATTGCTctaaatatattgagtcaaattgaagtttgagggtataaatataatcagaagaggtagacgaacatataagaacttatttcatatcaatccgagatcatttggtccatcagccaATTTTAGGTAAACCGGCTAATGGATCAAAcaacctcggattgacatgaaataaTTCCTATATGTTCATCTATCTCTCCttattatatccatgccctcaaacttcaatttgacccaataataattttttaaacataaatatatttaaaaaatttaattcatattcaaaaaatcattgctctcaatatattgtgtcaaattaaagtttaagggcatggatataattaagagaactagCTGAACATATAGgatctagtttcatatcaatccgaagTCATTTGGTACATCAGTCGtattttttgaacacaaattgaatttttcaaacatattcgtgttcaaaaaaatcattgctctcaatatattgagtcaaattaacaTTCGAGGGCATGAACATAATCAAGAGAGATAAAGGAATACATAGAAACTAGCTTCATGTCAATCCGAAGTCATTTGGTCAATCAGCAAGTTTTAGTTAAAATCAGCTAATGTACAAAATGTCAAATTAACATTTGAAGGCATACACTTTACAAGTTTGTCTTCTTTATTAGCTTGAACTATAGTTTAGCGTCAATAGATTGTCATTTGAGAGTGAAACTCAAGAGTTCATCTAATTTGTTGTTGCAAATATATATTGTAATTATACATAACAAAAAGTACAAAATAGTGACATAATATTTTCATGGCTATTCCGTTGCTAAAGACATTGTGATGGAATAGCAACGGAAAATGTACCTTTATATACATATCAATCGTTGGCACTATAGCAACAAAATATTAAATATTCGTCGCTATTAATAGCTATCCATCGTTATATTTAATGACAGATAATTTAATTTCGGTCACTACTAGCCAAACGGAGCGAAATCTCTGTTAAGGTATTAGCGACGAACAATTGATATATCCGTCGCTATTAGTGATGTATAATTGATATATCCGTCGTTAATCGTTGATCCGCAGTATCGAGAAGTATCGTATAGATATCAATGTTCAGCTAGTAGCGACGGAATTTTAAATTTCCATCGCGATTGGAGACGAATGTTTGAAATATCTGTCGCTAATagcgataaaaatttaaaatatctattGCCAATAACGACGGAGATTTAAAATTATGTTGCTAATTTATGATATAGTGGACTAATGCCCTTTTTGTTTTTCCTATTTTCCTTGTTTACATATAAATCTAAATCACTCCAACAATTATTATAAGTGATGATTTTCACAATAAAATCCTAATGCATATCAATAAAACTTACAATAAACTCACTACACATCAACAATTATAATATAACAAACTCATAACACATAAAGAGCGCacaataaatcataaagaacacaATAATCTAGCTAAAATAAAATGAATAATAGATATATAATAGTAAATTCAAACACAGTTTTGAATCTTATAACATAAAGTTTGTCCAATACAAAGTAATCTTACAATTCATCTTAATCAAAATAAGGAACAAAATCATCTCTAGGTCCTACATGAAATTTCGTTAAAATAACTATTTATCTTAAACTAATAAGTAATTTAGGTAGTAGACATTCTTTAAAAATACATACATGCGTCTGGAAAAAAAATGCCAAATCTAAAAATGatcatgaaaatatataatataatcagAGATGCAtatgattattaaaaaaatattatttttgactgAAATTAAAAGTTTAGATAAATGGTACATACCTCAAAATAATCTGTTCTACAGGAGAATGGACGAGATCCTAGGTGTCATGGAACTCCAAATGACGCGGCTCAAATATCTGTGAATCAGGAGACAACGTCGCTGCAAATGCTTCCATAAGACGAACTATCACCTCAGTCTGAACCTGTCGCTACCTCATCTCCCGTATCTCTACGTCCCTCCTCGTCATCGTCTCCTCCAATGATGATAGTCGAGTCCGCAAGTCCTCATTTTCCTTCCGCAATTCTCGTAGCTCACTAGATGAGGAGGAGGAAGTAGGACGATTCCTGATCTCTGGAGCCCTCATCTGCTCATATATAACTTTGGCATGAGAGCCAAACTCGTAGAGGGATGTCTTCTTCCTTCTACCAATGACAAcataataaatgtcattaacTACATCGGTGAAAAGAGACTATGACCCTTCTCCCTCTACCCCAGGCTGAGACACCTCAACAACTCTACTGGACATTGGTTCATGTGTCaaaataatgattttattaaCCTCCACATAAAGTCTACAAATATATcactaaatttaatatttttatgttaATTGCTGAGGAACACCAATCGATAAATGGATCATCTTTCTTTTTATGAGTTTTGTTAAATATCTTCCAACAAGTGAGATGTCTCTATAATTTAGTAGTCCGTGTACAGAAAATGTAAATACATTAAAACTAATAACAAAACATATGTAAGAAATatttatataacttaattttaaacataCCAAGTCAGAGGCATGCTTCACAATCGAACGAGATCTAGTAGTATGCTTTCTGGATCCGGTGCTCAACCTAGCAGGCTTTGAATTACTATTGTTACGTGCAATCGCTGAATTGTCCTACCAATGCTGGACAACCCAAATGACTCTCTAAGACTATCAAACTACATCAGGGACCTCGGATGGCCTGGTGCTCCTCTGCATCCACTTGTACAACATGCCCCTATACAATTTAGAGTAGTAGACATTCCAAATTTTCTTAATCATTTCCTCCTGACTCCTCCTCCCAAACATATCTCTTCTACAATAATATATTTTGACAATTAATATCATGTAAACTACAAATATGTTTCTATTCaaaatacttataaaaaattTACCGTAATAAAAATTCTTCATATCCTGGTCTACGAGCTGTCATGTAGTACCAACAGGAGATAATCGTTCTTTAAACTTTTTAGATATATACGATGCTACCTGGTGATCATCCGGGAGAAAACTGCATGGAAAAATATCATGTATTaaatatgtttaataattaaaaagAAGCTATAGTACTAAAATAATTACTAAATACTGTATTACTTATCTGTCACCAACAACTCGCAAAATAGTCTGGTCACCACGTGGTCTCTGTGCTGGTTTCAAACGGATATATCCATATGAAGTAAACTGGTTCACATAATCGGACTTCTCGATCAAGATAGACTGTTAAGTGAAGCATGACATCTAAGAAAGATGGGGGAAAATATTGCTCCAATAAGCAGAGTGTAACAACCAAGTCAGATTGCAGCTTATCTAACTTGGCTACATCTATAACCTTGCAACAAATATCTTTGAAGAAGAAGCATAATCTTATGATGGCGTATATAACATGTTTTAGCAATGTATCACGTATGATTATTAGTAGAAAATGCTGCATTAAAACATGACAATCATGAGATTTCAAACAAGTCAACTTTAGCTGATCCATGCACACAATATTGTTTATATTTGAAGAGAAACCTTACAGAACTTTTATATCCTTTAATGACTTGCACACTTGtaacttttgtttttgttttttttgtgaaAGAGCAAGCAGCAAGAGGAAGATATGTTCTCTTCTTCCTGACTATAGGTGTTAATTCAGGTCAAATTCCCATCTCAACCATGTCCAACCTAGCTGTCATATTATCCTTGGTTTTTTCTTTAACATTCATCAAAGTATTAATAAGAGATTCGAATACATTTTTCTCAATGTGTATAACATCGAGACAATGCCTAACATGCAGGTGTTTCCAGTaaggaatattaaaaaagattaacttcttcttccaacattttttgaaatttattgcTCCTAAATCTTTTTCGTCCATATTGACTTCCAACTTATTAGCCTTTGCATTATATTTTTTCCCTCTCACACTTATCTTCTTTCTAAACTCACACCTTATGTCAGAAAGTTTGTCAAACAACTTAATCCCAGATAATGGTCTAACTTCTTCTCCAAGTTCCTCTATGCCATTAAACTCCTTCATTTGCCTATGATGGAGATGAAACTGTGAGAAGAATCATCTATGGCCAGTAAATGACATTTGCTTCATATTTTCCAAGTGCTTTGCATAAATATCTTCTCTGCATACTGGACATGCATAATAACCATGTGTAGTACATCCACTAAGGTTACCGTAGGTATGAAAATCATTGATGGTCTATAATAAGACTTCTTTAAAAGTGAAGAACTACCTTTGATAAGCATCATAgactccatcaactccttcccaCAATCATTGCAAATCTTCAACTAACACTCCAGATAAGCATCTATATCGTTTCCTGGCTGCTTAGGCTCTAAAATGAGCATAGTTAGCATGATGTATTTCCTCTTCATGCACATATCTGGAAGTAGATTATAGCTGACAACATGATTGGCTAGCAGTTGTACCGACTACTAAGGTTGCTATGAAGATTAATGCCATCAGCTGCAAGTACTAGGCGAAGATTTCTTGGCTCACTTTTGAAGTCGGGCCACATATGATCCACCAACTTCCATGATGGTGAATCAATTGGATGGTGTAATTGACCAACAACTCTTGTAGAATCTGCATGCCATATTAAATTTCTTGAGGTctctaaagatttaaacatgtGCTTAAATCTTGATATAGGAGGAAAATACCAAATTGCCTTAGCAGGAATACCTTTCTTCTCAACCTTGCTTTTGGTTAGCTTCCACCATGACAAGCCACATCTAGGGCAACTTACGCCGTTTATATATTGCTTCATATAAAGAATATAATACAATTATTAGAACAAGCATGAATCTTTTCATGAGTCAATGCCAAACAACTCAATGTCTTTTTTACATCATACATTGAGGACGTTAGATTGTAATTATTTggtagcatatccccaaaatctaATAGTAGATCTGAAAATAGAGCATCAGTCATTCCATGCCTTGCTTTTGTATTGTAAAGTTTCACAAGTGCACTCAACTTTGTATAATGTTGGCATCTCTTGTACAATGATTTCTCTGATTTCTCCAAAAACTTCATAAACACTTCAGGATTTTCTATATAGTTATCATACGCTGTCTCACATATATGAGCGATTTCAAAGTTatcataataattattaattagctCCTGGTTGACATTTCATTTTACTTTATCATCTTTGGCAGACTTATTATGCCAAATCCAATTCAcataattttgactaaaatcATGGAAATAAAGATGCTCTAAAATAGACTTAACTGATCCTTTTTTAAGATTGatacatttgcaacaaggacaatgAATATCATTGGGTCAATATTAGGATTCTGTAAATAATTTCTAATGAACTGTTCTGCACCCTCCTCATACTATTTGGACTTTCTATCCAAGTATATCCAAAATTTATTCATTTCAAtctagaaaaattctcaaataaattaggTCACAATTTGAAGATAttaaagtaaatatacaaaagttaaaaaaatactaCATGTAGTTCAAAATGTAAATTCCATGAAACTTCAATTTAAAAATCTAATACAAGAAGTAAGAAGATACACTTCAAAGAGGTAGCTGTGTGGTatgaagaaaattttattaacagCATTAACATACTAATTTCTAATGATATTAAGTTATTTGTAATATGGGTTGGTTAACAAAAGAGTTAGTAGTTTCATAATTGTATTATAAATAACAATGTAGATTTGTAAATACATAATTGCATTATAGAGAACTACAAAATGGACAACCTACATTGCACAACATTTCTGTAATGGTTAACATGTGGCTTTAAATGAATTTTCTACCATTCTAATGTATCAACAATGACACTCAAAATCATGACACTCAATTCATAAATTGTACAAGTGTTAGAAGAACTATATCAGTATATCCTATGTATGCATTTGTAATCTGAGACACGAGATTCATTTTCATATCAGTAGACTTACGAGTTGATGTTGCAAATGAAGTTTTGAACACGAAAAGGGTTCAACAATAGTCTTGTCTTGTACCAAATTGACAAGTTAAATGATTTAGGAAGATATTCCAGTCAATGGAAACAAAGGTCCAGTATTGATCATAATTCGGTTGTAAAACTATGTAAATGGTTTAGGCAAGGCAAGAAACATCAGTAATTGATCTAACATCCAAAATGTCAATTGAGTGATAGATTTATGGAAAGCTAGAAGAAAACATAGGGAGGAGATACCATAACTATAAGGAAGGAGATGCCAAAAACCATAGGGCAGAAAACCAACCTGGTTGATGAACAGATCGGGCTGCAGGATCGAATCAGTTAGAGACGGCGATCTCAAACTCGAACTCCTAGGAAACACTTGCCTCTTCTTCCTGTGGCCAGGAAACCTTAAAGAGGAAGAGATGACGCTCCAGGGAAAGGAAAGAAGGGGGTGGGAGAGGGAAGACGCGCGTGGCCGAAAGGAAGGGAAGATGAAAAACAAAGGCGACGATGAAACCTCGCGCTCGGctaagttattagaattttatcaaaggattagtttaaaaataataactgattaatttattaataaatagaaaaaatattttaatcggTTCAGACTTATTACTTCACCATATAaacatatgatttttattttgtgacttattacttcatcaaatatATATTATGAAATAAAATATCAATAAAAATTAATAGTGAGATCTACAATTTTAAATCTATAAagtctaaaataaaatttattttatcaaatttatttctgAAGTTGATTATCCTATATTATTTTGTAATTATAAATTATTGAAGTAATCTGGGTAAAATCCATACCCAATTTTCATATAGTGCAGCACTATAGTTACTTTATACATGGAGACTAAAAAGATATGTCAAAATATCTAATCCAATAGGACCAAATCCAATATATATACGATGGATTCATATCTGCTATCAGTCCATACGTATGCCCATACAAATTTCACATTAAATAATACAAACTTCATAACCATTAATTAAATCACAAAATAGGTGGTCCATCTTTTAGCGACATAGATCCATATGTTACAAATCATATCAAAATGGATAAAATCCAACAGAAACTTCATTGATTTTCTTACCCTACTGCTAAATGCCAACTTCGAGCGAGTCGATCCTAGAGTAGCATCACCATTGTTGTCGACAAGAAGCTCCCCTCAGTTGCAGCTAGAACGGCATCAATTTCAATGTTATCCCGTATATCATCTACACATATATCCTATCTTTGATAATTTCAGTTTTTCATATGAGTTTTCCCGTATATCATATGTTATCCTGCTGTATGTTTTATTGCTGTCAACGATCGGGATTAAATATGTTTAGATCGGACGGCAAAAAAGAAGGTGCCATTGTGTATTGTATTCGATACATCGCCGTAACTCGTGTTTCGTTGTCGCCGTCTGCACGTGCCACGTGCAACAGCTGTAGAACCGCCTTTTGATAAGCGTTAAATGTTTCCCCCACTCCTCAGTCGCTCACCCAGtcgcctctcctctcctctcccctcCCATTACTCCGATCCCCAAATCGGCAAACCCTAGAAGAGATCAGGAATCACAATGTTGGATCAGTGGCTGCCATCGACTTTGGCCTCCATATTTGGCTGGTTCACGCCCACCGTCCTCTTCGTCCTTGTCAACATCGTCATCGGCACCATCGCCATCGCCTCCAAGTTCTCctcccaccaccaccaccaccaccaccacaaccACAACCAGGCGTCCGCCCCGGCGCTCGATGAGGTCGCGGCAGCCTATCCCGGGGGCTACCTCTTCCGCTCCCTTTCCCGTTCCCCATCCCTCGTCCTCGACCGCCTCCGCTCCTTCAACCTCAACCGCCACGTCGTCGAGCTCTCCCCTCCCCTCGAGGAGGACCAGGCGCCGCATTTGGGCGccaaggagaaggaggaagaggcggACGACGAGCACCAGCTGCATCTGGATCGGAGCCAGTCCGACGCGCATCCGACGGGCGGGGAGATGCCGCCGAAGCTGGCGGTGAGAATAAAGAAGTCGGCCAGCGAGAAGTCGCCGTTCGCACACTTCGAGGAGACGGAGATCGAGAATGCAGCTGCAGCCTCGAGAGAGGCCGCCGATCAGGTGGAAAACGACGGCGTCGGGGGCGGCGAGGTGGACGCGCGGGCGGACGACTTCATTAACCGGTTCCGGCAGCAACTGAAGCTGCAGCGCCTGGACTCAATCTTAAGGTACAAGGAGATGCTTGGCCGTGGATCCACCTAGAGAACAAGATTACTACTAGAATGAGTACTAGAATTAGCGTCTGTCAATTTCGTTGTGCGTCCTGTTGCTCAGAACGTCCTTGCGATGCATTAGTTTTAGGTTTGTCTGatgcatttggtatttttatttctagTGTCGTttgttattattgttattattattatcaaaagTTTTTGTGCTTCATCATGCCATGGGTTCCCAATTCGATCCGATTGGATGGTTGTGATTCCAACTACTACTGGCCGGCGCATCGTATCTATAATCTATTTTGTTCTGTAATCAACCGCTGTGCAATAATGATTGATAGTTCCTCACGTGTGTTAGGGTCTAAGCATGGTTTAAATGTTTTGatatgggtggtggtggtgtaaAATTAGCTGCACCGCGGCCCTACCTGACAGGACGCGACGATGGGGCTCGGCTCGTGGGTTAGACCAGACCATATATGGACCTAGACGACTCGGCAAAACGAGGTCAAGAGAGTTGTGTCATCCTTTACCTCTGCAAGGAATCTTAGAACTACGACTAGTCGTTGCAAAGTGAGTAGAGAAATGAGGCGGAAGGTTCAAACCCCTTAGTTCCTTGATTTGTTAGAAGTTGAAAAGTTATACTTGAATGCATGAACGATACtaaatgttatatatatatatcttgatCTTGTTTGAAAATTAAGAATACAGAACTGCTAGAATAATGACGTGGATGAAATATTGATCGAGTCATGGTGTCCTGGAGGAGGGGGTGTTGGGATGATTTTTGTTTTGATCAAGTTTTCATaagtcctctggtcaatgctacctgcagccagtgaccgggtcGCTCTGGTCTTTGGTATTCCgatactcgaggcagatccaacgaatgtTTAAGTAACAGACTAATACTAGAATAATCAAATGAATGGGGAGTGAGTATGAAAacgtacactacaacaaaaaccttcatagacattggttttccaccgatgtctatttcattttcgaccaatgtctatgaagccgatgtaaaaggtctgccattttagacatcgggttaaaatcggtgtagtatcacttaacgacaccggttttcgaatcggttattaaccggtgtagtatcacttaacgacaccgtttcatcaacggtgtaaaatcgatgtaatattgtatgttaataacaccagttttgacagcgataaatgaccgatgtaatattagttaataacaccgattttgcagcggtggaaaaccgatgtaatatggatattttttaacagcacaaatttgatttccgaaacaatgaaaaaccgacagtaataaaaaaaaatacacaaatattcacaaattacacaaatattcttcattcaacaatatccataaaatacacaaatattcacaaattatataaataatcttcttacaacagtatccataaaatacccaaacattctttttacatcaaaagctagctaatagatatcaaaatcaaggtagaacattcttttaataacacattaaggtagaaccacacttcaaatgtaatctagcatgcattcaacccactcgaaccgcacttcatcaatttcaactctggagtacttgagatttgtaaactgtaaaaacacataaataatatattagtaaactaagaccaaaaatcataattgaaaaagtagtaagagcaccatgtaacaagatgactaattggaatgcttaaaaagaaaaacattcatcaattatctcaaccacatcatatagtgatagatctatcattcctgggaacttaatataatccaaactaaaaattttaatctaactacataaacagcaatttaatctttcaaattcaattcattagtagtcgacccaaatgacataactgtttaccactaagagtacatggaaagtaaataaattcacttttagtttgcaaataataaattcacttttatcactaagagtacatggaaaataaataaattcctcagtattaataaagatgagtaacatcaattcatttatatgatttccaatgaGATATATATGCaccttagatgataatttatgTTTCAGAAGAGAAGCAACAGAGCATAAAGCAACAATAGTCAATAACCACACCTCATCGCCAATGTCATTCATGTAAAGATTCAGCCATAGCAAGGACTTAGTTTTCTTAACATACTCAGTGATGCTAAAGGCGCCTTTGGGACCAATCTCATTGTTGCCAATATCTAGAagtattatttttcctaaacaagaagaaataTAGTTTTACATAATTGCTGAGAAGTAGTACAATCAATAAATACTGGAAAGTCAACAGATCTGATGAAGAAATTAAATCTGCAAGAAAGAACTGCATGGATAGAAAATCTAAGTGTGTGTAAGTCTTATTAGCTTGAGATGTATAGATCGAATTGCCTTATTCTCAACTAGTAC is from Zingiber officinale cultivar Zhangliang chromosome 7B, Zo_v1.1, whole genome shotgun sequence and encodes:
- the LOC122003899 gene encoding pathogen-associated molecular patterns-induced protein A70-like: MLDQWLPSTLASIFGWFTPTVLFVLVNIVIGTIAIASKFSSHHHHHHHHNHNQASAPALDEVAAAYPGGYLFRSLSRSPSLVLDRLRSFNLNRHVVELSPPLEEDQAPHLGAKEKEEEADDEHQLHLDRSQSDAHPTGGEMPPKLAVRIKKSASEKSPFAHFEETEIENAAAASREAADQVENDGVGGGEVDARADDFINRFRQQLKLQRLDSILRYKEMLGRGST